The Deltaproteobacteria bacterium genome contains the following window.
AACAGGTCCGCGGCGTGGCGCAGCCGCCGGTCCACCGACGTGGGGTTGCAGACGAGGCCGACCGCGAGCCCCTTCAGGGGGCCGAACCGCTTCTCCACGAGAACGTCGAGCCCC
Protein-coding sequences here:
- a CDS encoding DUF1343 domain-containing protein; the encoded protein is MMRNPDRNPKRRPGTVSTGLDVLVEKRFGPLKGLAVGLVCNPTSVDRRLRHAADL